One segment of Olsenella uli DSM 7084 DNA contains the following:
- the cas1 gene encoding type II CRISPR-associated endonuclease Cas1, translated as MRGGLALGFRNILIESPCKCTYKGGYLVVRKEDEIVKVHLSEISSVTLQSTRAFISAYLLSELAKAKISFVVSDEKCNPIGQYLPLYGAHNTSKRIAEQLEWSEPSKKRVWQHVVKDKISHQARLLELRGREGFSDQLQGMVDEVRSGDTTNREAAAARLYFPVLFGNGFSRDIDCPINAALNYGYAVILSAVSREIVSRGYLTPLGICHRSEYNQFNLACDLMEPFRPIVDRLVFDNVEVDFTKETRRLLADVLNVSICYRDGKYKVSSVISLYVQDCLNALCRRLAVGEIEPFDIV; from the coding sequence TTGAGAGGCGGACTCGCATTGGGCTTTAGGAACATTCTTATAGAAAGTCCCTGCAAGTGCACCTATAAGGGAGGCTATCTTGTTGTCCGCAAGGAGGACGAGATAGTGAAGGTACACCTTTCGGAAATCTCTTCCGTTACTCTTCAGTCAACACGGGCATTCATTAGTGCCTATCTGCTCTCCGAATTGGCCAAGGCAAAGATTTCTTTCGTCGTGTCAGACGAGAAGTGCAACCCAATAGGGCAGTATTTGCCACTCTATGGTGCTCACAACACGAGCAAACGTATTGCAGAGCAACTTGAATGGAGCGAACCGTCCAAGAAGCGCGTATGGCAGCATGTGGTGAAAGATAAGATCTCTCACCAGGCGAGGCTGCTTGAACTGCGGGGACGAGAGGGGTTTTCAGATCAGCTCCAAGGGATGGTGGATGAGGTTAGGTCGGGGGATACCACCAATCGCGAAGCTGCTGCCGCACGGCTCTACTTCCCCGTACTTTTCGGCAATGGTTTTTCGCGCGACATTGACTGCCCCATAAACGCCGCTTTGAACTACGGATACGCAGTCATTCTTTCTGCTGTGAGTCGTGAAATCGTATCCCGCGGCTACCTTACACCGCTTGGCATCTGCCATAGAAGCGAATATAATCAATTTAATCTCGCCTGTGATCTCATGGAGCCTTTTCGACCTATCGTTGATCGGCTTGTCTTTGATAACGTTGAGGTCGACTTTACGAAGGAAACAAGACGCCTCCTTGCTGATGTGCTCAATGTGAGCATTTGCTATCGCGATGGAAAGTATAAGGTCAGTTCGGTCATTTCGCTCTATGTCCAGGATTGTCTCAACGCACTTTGCAGGCGTTTGGCGGTGGGTGAGATAGAGCCCTTCGATATCGTATGA
- the cas9 gene encoding type II CRISPR RNA-guided endonuclease Cas9 (Cas9, originally named Csn1, is the large, multifunctional signature protein of type II CRISPR/Cas systems. It is well known even to general audiences because its RNA-guided endonuclease activity has made it a popular tool for custom editing of eukaryotic genomes.), producing the protein MNLRNTTDEYNIGLDMGTNSVGWAVTDKAGAIAHFKGKPTLGSRLFDAAQTAAGARIHRSQRRRYVRRRWRLDLLQSLFQDEVSKVDSEFFCRLRQSRLYVGDREKGHADYTWPIFNDSDFNEVDYYKRFPTIYHLRKWLMETDEKADIRLIYLATHNIVKHRGNFLRENNKSLSSRDANPAQAVKSLRLALNDWCSERDYECAWKGEEDDGAIDEAILNVLADGEKGRSDQAKEIAKLTGVDCGDAKQSKQCNEAIAKAIVGLKVEMKNIFGEFPAEKTSYIYLSSDEDVEAVRESCPDDSGELFQALCKLYSAYILQELLSYADPSGQTISANMVAKYKQYGRDLRLLKELTRTYAPQKYDLFFRGETYAGSSDYVVDEARGYTRYNLGTTKANYDDFQKSVKELFKGTDALQDERYQEMMVAFGEQKFLRRLKTSDNGSIYYQLHLEELHTILENQGKHYPFLLSEEDKIESLVSFRIPYYVGPLTRKNAAIGHDGKERFAWSSRKDGMEHAVITPWNWEEIIDRDKSAEDFIMRMTGDCTYLQGEPVLPKCSLLYEEFCALNEFNGAHWTVDGDDERRFDAAQRERIMCDLFRRTRSVTYNKVSDWLERKYNFTGARVRGGQGEHGFESKLGSYIFFCKDVFKTDGLDEADYTMIEQIILWSTLFEDRDILKRKIEEAYGGDRLTSEQIKVICKKRFTGWGRLSKRLLTDIKVNTDTGRKSIMDVLREGNPNNGQRSRTMVFMEVLRDEDLGFQKAIDGLNRDYFREHNNGLMDVNDLPGSPAIRRSINQAVRIVDEIASIARKEPTNIFIEVTREEDDPRKKGKRTKRRYDAIKSALEKFKKDDPSLWKELCEKAPGDMDERLSLYFMQRGKCMYSGRPIKIEELHTGKYEVDHIIPRSYIKDDSFENKVLVYREENQHKTDALLIDSSIRQKMGGYWRMLHDAKLVGDKKFRNLFRNHIDDKAMKGFVARQIVETSQMVKLVQTLFEARYPNTRIVPVKAGISHDLREAAGLVKCREANDFHHAHDAFLACRIGLFIQKRHPSVYDNPIGLARIMRDYARMQAREYKKSHCLAHTQGFIVNSFLSSGFDEETGEIFKDDWDAKAEVEGIRRVLNCRQCFISRMPVEGDTRYGGRYWGETIYSPKGKHKHEIPLKQGLDPNLYGGYSDLLYSYFLIYEASDVSSGERVLRFIGIPTSIAARMANQKRLEEYVSRLALQENLEHVRMVRKIMKKQLIEVDNCRLLVTAADAVTNATELAFSLDEMKIISTCAKCINGADPSAIDKIGNAQDSFFDNLKRRGSDRCALLFSQLKLDKLSQNFYMISSDDKSKILISILDRIRAKSNSVDLSLVGGAKHAAQMKFDFNAKLNNPASSFVLIDQSVTGMFERRTRIGL; encoded by the coding sequence ATGAATCTTCGCAATACTACAGACGAGTACAACATCGGTCTGGACATGGGCACCAACTCCGTTGGATGGGCAGTTACAGATAAAGCTGGGGCCATCGCGCACTTCAAGGGCAAGCCCACTCTGGGTAGCAGGCTTTTCGACGCAGCGCAAACTGCTGCAGGGGCGCGTATACACCGCAGCCAACGGCGTCGTTATGTTCGCAGGCGTTGGCGGCTCGACCTTCTACAGAGTCTCTTCCAAGATGAGGTCAGCAAGGTTGACTCAGAGTTCTTTTGCAGGCTTAGACAATCGCGCCTGTATGTGGGAGATAGGGAAAAGGGACATGCGGATTACACATGGCCCATCTTCAATGACTCAGACTTCAACGAAGTGGATTATTACAAGCGCTTTCCTACCATTTACCACCTACGCAAATGGCTGATGGAAACGGACGAGAAAGCCGACATTCGTCTCATCTATCTTGCTACTCATAACATCGTGAAGCATAGGGGCAACTTCCTGCGTGAGAACAACAAGAGTCTGAGTTCTCGTGATGCAAATCCTGCTCAGGCGGTGAAGAGTCTGCGACTGGCTTTGAACGATTGGTGTTCGGAGCGTGACTATGAGTGCGCTTGGAAAGGCGAGGAAGATGATGGTGCTATCGACGAGGCCATTCTCAATGTGCTGGCTGATGGCGAGAAAGGGCGCAGCGACCAGGCAAAGGAGATTGCCAAGCTAACTGGTGTCGATTGTGGGGACGCAAAGCAGAGCAAGCAGTGTAACGAGGCAATCGCTAAGGCAATCGTCGGACTCAAGGTGGAGATGAAGAACATCTTCGGTGAGTTTCCTGCTGAGAAGACATCATACATTTATTTGTCGTCTGACGAAGATGTCGAGGCCGTTCGTGAATCCTGTCCTGATGATAGTGGAGAATTGTTCCAGGCGCTTTGCAAGTTGTACTCAGCCTACATCTTGCAGGAGCTCCTTTCTTATGCAGATCCATCAGGCCAGACCATCTCGGCCAACATGGTTGCCAAGTACAAGCAGTACGGAAGAGACTTGAGACTGCTCAAGGAGCTTACACGTACATATGCGCCACAGAAATACGACTTATTTTTCCGTGGTGAGACATATGCGGGGTCAAGCGACTACGTCGTAGACGAGGCGCGGGGGTATACCCGATATAACCTTGGTACCACAAAGGCGAACTATGATGACTTCCAGAAGTCAGTCAAGGAACTCTTCAAGGGAACGGATGCGCTGCAGGATGAGCGTTACCAAGAGATGATGGTAGCCTTTGGCGAGCAGAAGTTTCTTCGCAGGCTCAAGACGAGCGATAACGGGAGCATCTACTACCAGCTTCATCTAGAGGAGTTGCATACCATCCTCGAAAACCAGGGGAAACACTATCCCTTCCTCCTGTCTGAAGAAGACAAGATTGAGTCGCTCGTGTCCTTCAGGATTCCCTATTATGTGGGGCCGCTTACCAGGAAAAATGCCGCGATTGGCCATGACGGTAAAGAGCGCTTTGCATGGTCATCACGCAAGGATGGTATGGAGCATGCTGTCATCACCCCATGGAACTGGGAAGAGATCATCGATCGCGATAAGAGTGCCGAAGACTTCATAATGCGCATGACGGGTGACTGCACCTACCTCCAGGGGGAGCCCGTCCTCCCCAAGTGCTCTCTGCTCTATGAGGAATTCTGTGCTCTCAACGAATTTAACGGTGCGCATTGGACGGTTGATGGGGACGATGAGCGTCGTTTTGACGCCGCCCAACGCGAGCGCATCATGTGCGACTTGTTCAGAAGAACTCGTTCCGTCACATACAATAAGGTCTCCGATTGGTTGGAGCGCAAATACAATTTTACAGGTGCTCGTGTGCGCGGAGGACAGGGAGAGCATGGGTTTGAGTCAAAGCTCGGCTCGTATATCTTCTTCTGTAAGGACGTATTCAAAACTGACGGGCTGGACGAGGCCGACTATACGATGATCGAGCAGATCATCCTTTGGAGCACGCTATTTGAGGATAGGGACATTCTCAAGCGGAAGATCGAGGAAGCATACGGTGGTGATAGGCTGACCTCCGAGCAGATAAAGGTCATCTGCAAGAAACGCTTTACGGGCTGGGGACGGCTATCGAAGAGACTCCTCACGGACATTAAGGTCAATACGGATACTGGTCGCAAGTCGATTATGGATGTGCTGCGTGAGGGGAATCCGAACAATGGCCAACGTTCTCGCACGATGGTCTTTATGGAAGTGCTCCGTGACGAGGACCTTGGCTTCCAGAAGGCTATTGATGGCCTCAACAGGGATTATTTCCGCGAGCACAATAATGGCCTTATGGATGTAAATGACCTACCTGGGTCTCCTGCGATTCGGAGAAGTATCAACCAGGCTGTACGCATTGTGGATGAGATCGCCTCTATTGCGAGGAAAGAGCCCACCAACATCTTCATTGAGGTGACACGTGAGGAGGATGATCCACGCAAGAAAGGCAAGCGCACCAAGAGACGCTATGACGCAATCAAGAGCGCCCTCGAAAAATTTAAGAAAGATGATCCATCGCTTTGGAAAGAACTGTGCGAAAAAGCACCGGGGGATATGGACGAACGGCTCTCGTTGTACTTCATGCAACGGGGTAAGTGCATGTACTCAGGGCGTCCAATCAAGATTGAGGAGCTACATACTGGAAAATACGAGGTTGATCACATCATTCCACGCTCGTACATAAAGGATGACAGCTTCGAGAACAAGGTGCTCGTGTACCGCGAGGAGAACCAGCATAAGACGGACGCGTTGCTTATCGATTCCTCTATCAGGCAGAAGATGGGCGGATACTGGCGTATGCTGCATGACGCAAAGCTGGTGGGCGACAAGAAGTTCAGGAATCTCTTCCGCAACCATATTGATGATAAGGCCATGAAGGGGTTTGTCGCGCGGCAGATCGTCGAGACCAGCCAGATGGTCAAGCTTGTTCAGACACTGTTTGAGGCGAGGTATCCAAACACGCGGATCGTGCCGGTGAAGGCTGGCATCTCGCATGATTTGCGTGAAGCAGCTGGTCTAGTCAAATGCCGTGAGGCCAATGATTTCCACCATGCGCACGACGCTTTCCTTGCCTGTCGTATCGGCCTCTTCATCCAGAAGCGTCATCCCAGCGTCTATGACAATCCCATTGGGCTTGCGCGCATCATGCGCGACTATGCTCGTATGCAGGCGCGGGAGTATAAGAAGTCTCACTGTCTTGCACATACGCAGGGCTTTATCGTTAACAGCTTCCTTAGCTCGGGTTTTGATGAGGAGACAGGCGAGATATTCAAGGACGATTGGGATGCTAAGGCTGAGGTCGAGGGGATCCGTCGCGTGCTTAACTGTCGCCAGTGCTTTATAAGCCGTATGCCCGTGGAGGGAGATACACGATATGGTGGCCGCTATTGGGGAGAGACAATATATTCTCCTAAGGGCAAGCATAAGCATGAGATACCTCTGAAGCAAGGGCTTGACCCAAATCTGTATGGTGGCTACTCCGACCTGCTTTACTCATACTTTCTTATTTATGAAGCGAGTGACGTCTCGTCGGGAGAAAGAGTACTCAGGTTCATAGGAATCCCGACATCCATTGCTGCTCGAATGGCCAATCAGAAAAGGCTGGAAGAATACGTTTCTCGTCTAGCTCTCCAAGAGAATCTTGAACATGTTCGCATGGTTCGCAAGATAATGAAAAAGCAGCTGATTGAAGTAGATAACTGCAGGCTGTTGGTAACTGCTGCAGATGCAGTAACCAACGCAACTGAACTCGCTTTTTCGCTAGATGAGATGAAGATAATAAGTACCTGTGCCAAGTGCATCAATGGAGCAGATCCTAGCGCTATCGATAAAATTGGCAATGCTCAAGATAGTTTCTTTGACAACTTGAAGCGGAGGGGCTCTGATAGGTGCGCCCTTTTATTTTCCCAGTTAAAGCTCGACAAACTTTCTCAAAACTTTTATATGATCTCTTCCGACGATAAATCTAAAATCCTTATCAGCATTCTGGACAGGATTAGGGCTAAGAGTAATTCGGTTGACTTGAGCTTAGTTGGGGGAGCAAAGCATGCTGCCCAGATGAAGTTCGACTTCAATGCAAAGTTGAATAATCCTGCTAGCAGCTTTGTCCTCATCGACCAGTCCGTGACAGGCATGTTTGAGAGGCGGACTCGCATTGGGCTTTAG